In Strigops habroptila isolate Jane chromosome 2, bStrHab1.2.pri, whole genome shotgun sequence, one genomic interval encodes:
- the LOC115604015 gene encoding SUN domain-containing protein 3-like codes for MMWLKGALWEMSRLRGAEQELLGKSQAWVKQEMQDFKKMVTRVYAASGSVLQIMREVLKDHAVQEEQTEEILQLTEVAIRKVLENYAQMPDWALEAIGATIDEERTSRSYGGEGRMTWWLSPFSFSSVNPPATILQPSIAPGNCWPFQGSQGHVVIRLPEHIWPTAFTIWHISEAVSPSREVSSAPKEFAVSGVDEAMAETVLGTFTYDVHKEIAQTFYVQKELPRTFRYIKFQVQSNWGNPEYTCVYRVQVHGMTASHNTTCRP; via the exons ATGATGTGGCTCAAGGGCGCGTTGTGG gaGATGTCCAGGCTTCGTGGAGCTGAGCAGGAACTATTGGG cAAGTCACAGGCCTGGGTGAAGCAGGAGATGCAGGACTTCAAGAAGATGGTGACTCGGGTGTATGCTGCGAGTGGGAGCGTGCTACAGATCATGAGAGAGGTCCTCAAAGACCATGCTGTCCAAGAGGAGCAAACAGAG GAAATTCTGCAGTTGACCGAGGTGGCAATTAGGAAGGTGCTTGAGAACTATGCCCAGATGCCTGACTGGGCTCTGGAAGCCATAG GTGCCACCATCGATGAGGAGAGGACATCCAGGAGTTACGGTGGGGAAGGCAGGATGACCTGGTGGCTTTCTCcattcagcttctcttctgtaaACCCTCCTGCGACAATCTTGCAG CCCAGTATTGCCCCTGGCAACTGCTGGCCTTTCCAGGGATCTCAGGGCCATGTGGTTATCCGGCTGCCTGAGCACATCTGGCCAACAGCTTTCACCATCTGGCATATCTCCGAGGCAGTGTCTCCCTCTAGGGAAGTGAGCAGTGCCCCCAAAGAGTTTGCTGTCTCT GGAGTGGATGAGGCAATGGCAGAAACTGTCTTGGGGACATTTACCTATGACGTGCACAAGGAGATCGCTCAGACATTCTATGTGCAG AAGGAGCTTCCCAGGACCTTTCGTTACATCAAATTCCAGGTGCAGAGCAACTGGGGAAATCCAGAATACACATGTGTGTACCGAGTACAGGTTCATGGGATGACAGCAAGCCACAACACCACCTGCAGGCCCTAG